From one Cryomorphaceae bacterium 1068 genomic stretch:
- a CDS encoding response regulator transcription factor gives MKTRVAIFDDNLERREGLFLLLETIDDLNCVGLYNDCRNVLADIESSNPDVVLMDIDMPHVNGIEGVLEIRKVHPDLKILMQTVFEDDDKIFAAICAGADGYILKQANPMKLVDGIREVLVGGAPMTPVIAAKVLKLFQKQGSSKKGNNFDLTKRESEILNLLVKGFSYKMIAEECHISYPTVNSHITKIYGKLKVQSSAGAVAVALREGLVK, from the coding sequence GTGAAAACACGTGTAGCCATATTTGATGACAATCTTGAGCGGCGTGAAGGACTTTTTCTTCTGCTCGAGACCATCGATGATTTAAATTGCGTAGGCCTTTACAACGATTGCAGAAATGTACTTGCCGATATTGAATCATCTAATCCGGATGTGGTGCTGATGGATATTGATATGCCACATGTAAACGGAATAGAAGGAGTACTTGAAATTCGAAAGGTTCATCCAGATCTGAAAATACTCATGCAAACCGTTTTTGAAGATGATGATAAAATCTTTGCAGCCATTTGTGCAGGTGCAGATGGGTATATCTTAAAACAGGCAAATCCCATGAAGCTAGTCGACGGAATTCGCGAGGTACTCGTTGGTGGCGCTCCGATGACCCCTGTTATTGCCGCTAAGGTTCTCAAGCTGTTCCAAAAACAAGGCTCTTCAAAAAAGGGAAACAACTTTGATCTCACCAAGCGAGAGTCTGAGATTCTCAATCTTCTCGTAAAAGGGTTTAGCTACAAGATGATCGCCGAGGAATGCCACATCTCCTACCCTACGGTAAATAGCCACATCACGAAGATTTATGGAAAGCTGAAGGTGCAATCTAGCGCTGGCGCGGTGGCCGTAGCCTTAAGAGAGGGATTGGTGAAGTAA
- a CDS encoding triple tyrosine motif-containing protein — MFDTLNLSFEIYGIEDGLSQSLVTSVIQDEKGYIWVGTKGGLNRFDGNSFKQFKNDDQTPFTLPGDYIVDLFIDKEKRLWVSTQNDGLCYFNPSIEGFIEIFDQDGKRIQEPGRLWSTDSLLVGTSRFHLDKSYVVVVNNLSTEQELPFVGIPFENSFENGSEIINHFLKCLKRSNGKNSYSWYFSSNGMFFSVDSAQRLTVFEPHNGLEPTVHQTVDLSDIFPADQSIKFFENAEPGEVYIDVSGTGIFKWNNRSPNLQLIFPQAATNWNKASKFIDNKNNLWLNFGEGHLEKWDSLQSSQIYRLSSDSRNMSFRFEDKTGNIWLTSGGHGLGKLSVNHIRFARHTIKTTHPCWGLRIEMPEKRAHYSSNVYRAWQNPENKRLAKAKERSKLSRSFFPFTDDENYIWFYSDTVDVGQSLYRYKLYPDEDDNYDSLKTNLTNYNYVLNAIHWQNDSIYLVAKDGDKYSLVKTGSETSVLSVTPFPEVKQIDQERFIQDYLAEYPNRIWFATRQGLMVYNVASEEWKIYNTESGLRSANVLSICKDPELPEKRLWIATSSGLHSLDYSTDSIKSYGIKNGLVNNFVNGILPDNYGNLWLSTNYGLAQFNPRENQFKTFTKFDGLNGNEFNRFQYSKDDQGRLFFGGIEGTTSLGPKDFISDTTHSGVVLGELRIFNEPIGYLAENVGEKFTLQKPFELTEEIVLNYDQSMITVGFGLIDFGDWSKQSYKYRLNGLNDEWIETKNIREATYTNLDPGNYTFEVLGRNSLGNWSQIARTLKIKVLPPWWATWWFRALILVFVVGIFYSLYRYRLNQLLRVERMRNQIAQDLHDEIGSTLSSISLYSAVMKSNEKDLSPKSQPVLDRIITNVSSIMEKMNDMVWTIKSDNDSMEQVVNRMRAFAAEMTEAKGIKLDFNSQSAVERVKLGMDKRKEIYLIFKEAVNNAAKYSEATEMQIRLVVKTGKLILTISDDGKGFDLANPPRRSSGGNGLAGMKRRAERIKGQLEVSSDLQTGTVVNLKVPTNH, encoded by the coding sequence TTGTTTGATACTCTCAATCTCTCCTTTGAGATTTATGGTATTGAAGACGGGCTATCACAAAGTTTGGTTACTTCTGTGATTCAGGATGAGAAGGGTTATATATGGGTCGGCACCAAAGGAGGTTTAAACAGGTTTGACGGGAATTCTTTTAAACAATTCAAGAATGATGACCAAACCCCGTTTACATTACCAGGTGACTATATAGTTGATCTATTCATAGACAAGGAAAAACGACTTTGGGTATCCACACAAAACGATGGGCTATGTTATTTCAATCCATCAATTGAAGGCTTCATTGAAATCTTTGATCAAGACGGAAAGAGAATTCAAGAGCCTGGCAGACTATGGTCTACGGATAGTTTATTGGTAGGAACTTCTCGATTTCATCTCGACAAATCGTATGTGGTAGTTGTTAATAACCTGAGCACTGAGCAAGAACTACCATTCGTTGGAATTCCATTTGAAAATAGCTTCGAGAATGGATCTGAAATAATTAATCACTTTCTCAAGTGCTTAAAAAGATCCAATGGAAAGAATAGCTATTCGTGGTACTTTTCTTCAAATGGTATGTTTTTCTCCGTTGATTCGGCCCAAAGATTGACAGTCTTCGAACCACATAATGGATTAGAACCTACAGTTCATCAGACAGTTGATTTATCTGATATCTTCCCTGCCGATCAATCCATTAAATTTTTTGAAAACGCTGAACCGGGAGAGGTTTATATTGACGTCTCGGGTACTGGTATTTTTAAATGGAATAACAGAAGCCCTAATCTTCAACTGATATTTCCACAAGCTGCTACCAATTGGAATAAAGCTTCCAAATTCATTGATAATAAAAACAATCTATGGCTGAATTTTGGTGAAGGCCATTTGGAAAAATGGGATTCGCTTCAGTCATCTCAGATCTATCGATTGAGTTCTGATAGCAGAAACATGAGTTTTAGATTTGAAGATAAAACGGGTAATATATGGCTAACCTCAGGTGGTCATGGCTTGGGCAAATTATCTGTCAACCATATACGCTTTGCCAGACATACCATAAAAACTACACACCCTTGCTGGGGTTTGAGAATAGAAATGCCTGAAAAGAGAGCCCATTATTCCAGTAATGTCTATAGGGCTTGGCAAAATCCCGAGAATAAAAGACTGGCGAAGGCAAAAGAACGAAGTAAGTTGTCGAGGTCTTTCTTCCCGTTTACGGATGATGAAAATTACATCTGGTTCTATTCCGACACCGTTGACGTCGGCCAATCTCTTTACAGATATAAACTATACCCCGATGAGGACGACAATTACGACTCCCTCAAAACAAACCTCACGAATTACAATTACGTATTGAATGCCATTCATTGGCAGAATGACAGCATTTATTTAGTTGCTAAAGATGGGGATAAGTATTCACTGGTGAAGACGGGATCAGAAACGAGCGTCTTAAGCGTAACTCCCTTTCCAGAGGTCAAACAAATTGATCAAGAACGCTTTATCCAGGACTACTTGGCAGAATATCCGAATAGGATCTGGTTCGCTACCCGACAAGGATTAATGGTATACAACGTTGCGAGCGAAGAGTGGAAGATTTACAACACAGAAAGTGGTTTACGTAGCGCCAATGTCTTGTCGATTTGTAAAGACCCTGAACTGCCTGAAAAGCGTCTATGGATTGCCACAAGCTCAGGTTTGCATTCTCTTGACTACTCAACTGATTCTATCAAATCTTACGGGATAAAGAACGGGCTTGTAAACAACTTTGTTAATGGCATCCTCCCTGACAACTATGGCAATTTATGGCTCAGTACAAACTACGGCTTGGCTCAATTCAATCCTCGCGAAAATCAGTTTAAAACATTCACCAAATTTGATGGACTTAACGGAAATGAGTTCAACCGTTTTCAATATTCTAAAGATGACCAAGGGAGACTATTCTTCGGAGGCATTGAAGGCACCACTTCTCTCGGTCCAAAAGACTTCATATCAGATACGACACACTCGGGTGTCGTTTTAGGTGAGCTGCGGATTTTCAACGAACCTATTGGGTATTTAGCAGAAAACGTAGGTGAAAAATTCACTTTGCAAAAACCATTCGAATTAACGGAAGAAATTGTTCTGAACTATGATCAGAGTATGATAACCGTCGGTTTTGGTTTAATTGATTTTGGGGATTGGTCCAAACAATCCTATAAGTATCGATTAAATGGTTTGAATGATGAGTGGATTGAGACCAAGAATATTAGGGAAGCTACTTACACCAATCTCGACCCCGGAAATTACACATTCGAAGTACTGGGTAGAAATAGTCTGGGCAACTGGAGCCAAATAGCTCGCACCTTGAAAATTAAGGTCCTCCCACCTTGGTGGGCCACTTGGTGGTTCCGAGCCCTAATCTTAGTATTTGTAGTCGGTATATTCTACAGCCTTTACCGCTACCGTCTTAACCAACTCCTTCGAGTAGAACGAATGCGCAACCAAATAGCCCAAGACCTTCACGACGAGATCGGCTCAACACTGAGCAGTATCTCTCTCTACAGCGCGGTGATGAAATCGAATGAGAAGGATCTTTCTCCTAAGAGCCAACCTGTCTTGGATAGAATTATTACCAATGTGTCAAGTATCATGGAGAAGATGAATGATATGGTATGGACCATCAAATCGGACAATGACAGCATGGAACAAGTCGTAAATAGAATGCGCGCGTTCGCTGCTGAAATGACTGAAGCCAAAGGTATAAAGCTTGACTTTAACTCTCAGTCTGCTGTAGAAAGGGTAAAGCTTGGAATGGACAAGAGAAAAGAGATCTACCTAATTTTTAAAGAGGCGGTAAACAATGCTGCCAAGTATTCCGAAGCTACTGAAATGCAGATTCGACTTGTAGTGAAAACGGGTAAACTGATCCTTACCATAAGTGATGACGGAAAAGGATTTGACCTTGCAAATCCTCCCAGACGTTCATCAGGCGGAAACGGACTTGCAGGAATGAAAAGAAGAGCAGAGCGAATCAAAGGTCAATTGGAAGTTTCCTCCGACCTTCAGACTGGAACAGTGGTAAACTTAAAAGTTCCCACAAATCATTAG
- a CDS encoding zinc-dependent metalloprotease: MKNRIVHSWPILVMALLVSLFPHLAEAQEGCRTQFRNQAETAAYAERHKNFLQNRDEAKSSISETKFIPVHWHFADGIAWSPPYSEARAALARANNAFSETNIRFYECGTSVIGANWYSFESESEEGAMINTHNIAGVLNVYVVNEIEDGGCGYANFPGTDPPNSNNGNNFVVMDIDCMDEDGDTTLEHEFGHIFDLAHTHETAWGQELVTRTGPTANCTSTGDRFCDTPADPNISGDVSSSCVYTGGGADANGDSYVPSTSNIMSYSRKECRTDFTPSQIAKMNYSVSPNGDPDRNSLTCASCSTIDLDALLPLNFPIVGFIVSSYLLDGEIFSNVNITESNSTGDNLVLVSTERVVLTPGFSFSSVNNPSMNFYAVVDECGGGGAALTDQGTDTDDNSFLANHHAFNTEFNKVYPNPTSGLAFMEVSVFKETVITIRVIDALGRQVMAEVRGLSKGENTVQLNTETLNQGLYLINISDVHGLNQTLKLQKID, encoded by the coding sequence ATGAAAAATAGAATAGTACATAGTTGGCCAATACTGGTGATGGCACTATTGGTTTCCTTATTCCCTCACTTGGCGGAAGCCCAAGAGGGGTGTAGAACTCAATTTCGAAATCAAGCAGAAACAGCTGCCTATGCAGAACGGCATAAAAACTTCCTGCAGAATAGGGACGAAGCTAAAAGTTCCATTTCAGAAACGAAATTCATCCCGGTTCATTGGCATTTTGCTGATGGGATAGCTTGGTCACCTCCATATAGCGAGGCAAGAGCTGCATTAGCAAGGGCCAATAATGCATTTTCGGAAACGAATATTCGATTTTATGAATGTGGTACCAGCGTTATCGGTGCTAATTGGTACTCATTTGAATCCGAATCCGAAGAGGGTGCAATGATTAATACGCATAACATCGCGGGAGTTCTTAATGTTTATGTCGTTAATGAAATCGAAGACGGGGGTTGTGGATATGCAAACTTTCCAGGTACCGATCCTCCTAATAGCAATAACGGAAATAATTTTGTGGTGATGGATATTGATTGCATGGACGAAGACGGAGACACAACTCTAGAACATGAGTTTGGACATATTTTTGACCTGGCACATACCCATGAAACAGCATGGGGCCAAGAGTTGGTCACTAGAACCGGGCCTACGGCCAACTGCACTTCAACAGGTGATCGATTTTGTGACACACCTGCAGATCCTAATATAAGTGGCGATGTATCATCAAGCTGTGTTTACACAGGAGGTGGTGCAGATGCCAATGGAGATAGCTATGTTCCTTCTACTTCAAACATAATGTCCTACAGCAGGAAAGAGTGCCGAACCGATTTTACTCCTTCACAAATCGCGAAAATGAACTATTCTGTTTCTCCTAATGGTGACCCTGATCGCAACAGCTTAACCTGTGCAAGTTGCTCTACAATTGATTTAGATGCTCTTTTGCCACTTAACTTTCCAATTGTCGGATTCATCGTTTCATCTTATTTATTGGATGGGGAAATATTCAGCAATGTGAATATAACTGAATCTAATTCGACAGGAGATAATTTGGTTTTGGTATCCACAGAGAGGGTAGTCCTTACGCCTGGTTTCTCTTTTAGTTCCGTGAATAACCCATCAATGAATTTTTATGCCGTAGTTGATGAATGCGGTGGTGGAGGAGCAGCTTTGACAGATCAAGGAACTGATACCGATGATAATTCATTTCTAGCAAATCATCATGCGTTTAATACAGAATTCAATAAGGTCTATCCTAATCCAACATCAGGTTTGGCATTTATGGAAGTCAGTGTTTTCAAAGAAACTGTGATTACCATTCGTGTTATAGATGCCCTTGGACGACAAGTGATGGCTGAAGTGAGAGGTTTGTCAAAAGGTGAGAATACAGTTCAGCTCAACACTGAAACCTTGAATCAAGGCCTGTACCTAATCAACATTTCAGATGTGCACGGCTTGAACCAAACCCTCAAACTCCAGAAAATCGACTAA
- a CDS encoding N-acetylmuramoyl-L-alanine amidase, producing MKIDSSKHELVGDEVKVDLTNKNTRAFDAGLPDSIVIHYTAGSSASGSASWLKRPEVKASAHLVIGRDGSVFQIVPFNIQSWHAGVSAYGGRSGYNKFSIGIELDNAGFLTKTGNVYRASFGRAYTADEVLKAKHQDENKERYWHTYTEAQLDKCRDICELLIAQYGIKEIVGHDEIAPGRKQDPGPAFPMNRFRNNLLELANAQVMETRQDTEVPHLGIPGKVVASSLNIRAQGSGDAIKIAQPLKNGQKVKIQEEKDGWYKVTTEIEGWVSKAFIQREDND from the coding sequence ATGAAAATTGATTCATCCAAGCATGAGCTAGTCGGAGATGAGGTCAAAGTCGACCTCACAAACAAGAACACCAGAGCATTTGATGCCGGGCTTCCCGACTCCATCGTGATTCACTACACGGCGGGCAGTTCAGCGTCAGGTTCGGCCTCCTGGCTAAAACGTCCTGAAGTCAAAGCCTCTGCGCATCTGGTGATCGGTAGGGATGGCTCTGTCTTTCAAATAGTACCCTTCAATATTCAGTCTTGGCACGCAGGAGTCAGCGCCTATGGCGGAAGGTCAGGTTACAACAAGTTCTCTATTGGAATCGAACTGGACAATGCGGGTTTCCTCACCAAAACGGGAAACGTTTACCGCGCTTCTTTCGGTCGAGCCTACACTGCCGATGAGGTGCTGAAAGCCAAACACCAAGATGAAAACAAGGAACGCTATTGGCACACTTATACCGAAGCACAATTGGATAAGTGTCGGGATATTTGCGAATTACTCATCGCTCAATACGGAATCAAGGAAATAGTCGGTCACGATGAAATTGCTCCGGGTAGGAAACAAGATCCCGGGCCTGCTTTCCCTATGAACCGCTTTCGCAACAATCTCCTCGAACTGGCCAACGCGCAAGTCATGGAAACCAGGCAAGATACGGAAGTACCTCATTTGGGAATACCCGGCAAGGTAGTGGCTTCATCGCTCAATATTCGCGCTCAAGGGAGTGGTGATGCAATAAAAATCGCCCAGCCACTTAAGAATGGCCAGAAAGTAAAAATTCAGGAAGAGAAGGATGGCTGGTATAAGGTAACAACGGAAATAGAAGGTTGGGTGAGCAAGGCTTTCATTCAAAGAGAAGACAATGACTAG
- a CDS encoding DUF5675 family protein: MTSLIRFFVILIVVFAVVLFAMRPDLLEDVWLWIVGLIGLIVKLFERAWNFIEEKIKPKNELIPATVGAGTVRPQTPKRPAESARRSSDNRTIEDFPKPKFQGITMELKRLQDDGASTLGVLSFDGEFYCYTLEDTYREVKLKGETRIPAGEYMLDFNEQLTNMTKRYRESEFFSEWFTYHLHLKNVPGFEGVYIHNGGHHAHTDGCILVSTDYIEKTENAPVTLTNSRNTFKNLYIKLKQHLDAGVRVRIVIENEPTRQMPKPTLS, translated from the coding sequence ATGACTAGTCTGATTCGCTTCTTTGTTATTCTGATTGTGGTATTCGCAGTGGTGCTCTTCGCCATGCGTCCCGACCTGCTAGAAGATGTATGGCTTTGGATCGTTGGCTTGATCGGACTTATTGTAAAACTATTTGAACGCGCTTGGAATTTTATTGAAGAAAAGATAAAACCCAAAAACGAACTTATCCCCGCAACTGTTGGTGCAGGGACGGTTCGCCCGCAGACTCCGAAGAGGCCGGCTGAATCCGCTCGTAGATCGAGTGACAACAGAACCATCGAGGATTTCCCAAAACCCAAGTTTCAAGGCATTACAATGGAGCTCAAACGCCTCCAAGATGATGGTGCCTCCACGCTTGGAGTGCTCTCTTTTGATGGTGAGTTCTATTGCTACACCTTGGAAGACACTTACCGAGAAGTCAAGCTCAAAGGCGAAACGCGCATCCCTGCAGGGGAATACATGTTAGATTTTAACGAGCAACTGACCAATATGACCAAGCGCTACCGCGAGAGTGAGTTTTTCAGCGAGTGGTTTACCTATCACTTACACTTGAAAAATGTGCCTGGCTTCGAGGGTGTGTATATCCACAATGGAGGGCATCACGCTCACACGGATGGTTGCATTCTAGTTTCAACCGATTATATCGAAAAGACTGAGAATGCCCCGGTGACCCTTACCAATTCACGAAATACTTTTAAGAATTTATACATCAAGCTCAAGCAGCACTTAGATGCAGGTGTCCGCGTCCGCATCGTTATTGAAAACGAACCGACCCGTCAAATGCCAAAACCAACGCTATCATGA